The Hevea brasiliensis isolate MT/VB/25A 57/8 chromosome 1, ASM3005281v1, whole genome shotgun sequence genome has a window encoding:
- the LOC110651058 gene encoding SKP1-like protein 4, producing the protein MSSSSSSSKMKITLKCSDGHIFEVEQKVLFECRTIKHMIDDGCADSAIPLPNVTGKIMAKVIEYCKKHMEAAAEIRDMNFFSNDFRDLKNWDDAFVKEVMENQDILFDLIMAANYLDIKNLLDLLCKGIADMMRGKTPEQIRQIFHIKNDYTPYEEAEVRRENQWAFE; encoded by the coding sequence ATGTCTTCGTCTTCTTCATCATCTAAGATGAAAATCACCCTGAAGTGCTCGGACGGCCATATATTCGAAGTGGAGCAGAAAGTCTTGTTTGAGTGCCGAACCATCAAGCACATGATAGACGATGGCTGCGCCGACTCCGCCATCCCATTGCCCAATGTGACCGGAAAAATCATGGCAAAAGTCATTGAGTACTGCAAGAAGCATATGGAGGCGGCCGCTGAAATCAGGGATATGAATTTTTTCAGCAATGACTTTCGTGATCTCAAGAATTGGGATGATGCGTTTGTGAAGGAAGTTATGGAGAACCAAGATATTCTCTTTGACTTGATAATGGCTGCAAACTATCTGGACATCAAGAACCTGTTGGATTTGCTGTGTAAAGGCATCGCTGATATGATGAGGGGAAAGACTCCCGAGCAGATTCGTCAGATTTTTCACATCAAGAATGACTACACGCCTTACGAAGAAGCGGAAGTTCGCAGGGAGAATCAGTGGGCTTTTGAGTAG
- the LOC131181393 gene encoding G-type lectin S-receptor-like serine/threonine-protein kinase CES101 isoform X2 codes for MDTKQRSKILLSSLCYFLLIGLSHSFADTLLQGQQLKDYDHLVSADGTFKLGFFSPGTSRSRYLGIWYNMVDENEVFIAKKKVVWVANRDNPISDSGDILKIDESGKLTILYNEGSSSFPLSSVEAASNVSATLLDSGNFVLKEFNLDGSTKQILWQSFDYPTDTLLPGMKLGFDERKMQVWSLTSWINDNIPAQGSFSLTIGMGRDNSSTQIVIWCKGSIYWTSGMWQNGRFELVSQLSNEGNPNFRFISNDGANYFTYSLSESENHSLSRYMIDSSGSVLEIRGMAPFGACSYKPDPGCVAQKMPECRSQNVSFEARKGFMSAEGQKFDQSYNLSLFDCQAECLNNCSCAAYAYTSVNQTVCELWGQEITFTKKHDETRVIYVLKGKKAKRWIWSAITFSVLVAILVACSVYYFMQRNRTAENDAEQEILLRELEAAATDYSGTRTLNKVRRDWKKSHELHFFSFESIVSATDNFAAANELGKGGFGPVYKGELHGQQVAVKRLSRNSGQGLEEFKNELLLIAKLQHTNLVRLVGCCIQREEKILVYEFMPNKSLDSFLFDPTKKNLLDWKKRLHIIEGIAQGLLYLHKYSRLRIIHRDLKASNILLDAEMNPKISDFGMARIFGRNESEAETRRVVGTHGYMAPEYALKGIVSIKIDVFSFGVLLLEIVSSKKNNSNYGSEYPLNLIGLAWELWIEHRGLELMDPTLDESCPHDEVLRCIHIGLLCVQDQATNRPTMSDIVSMLTNETLDLPAPKQPAFFLHRFEEEPEVPPPNNRHFFSNNNASITVVEAR; via the exons ATGGACACCAAACAGAGAAGCAAAATCCTTCTCAGTTCGTTATGTTATTTCCTGTTGATTGGTCTCTCTCATTCATTTGCAGACACGTTACTTCAAGGCCAACAGCTCAAGGACTACGATCATCTGGTTTCAGCTGATGGGACTTTCAAATTAGGATTCTTTAGCCCTGGCACTTCCAGAAGCCGATATTTGGGAATATGGTACAACATGGTGGATGAGAATGAAGTTTTCATTGCCAAGAAGAAGGTGGTGTGGGTTGCCAACCGAGATAATCCAATCTCTGATTCAGGCGACATTCTGAAAATAGACGAATCAGGCAAGTTGACAATTTTATATAATGAAGGCAGCTCCAGTTTTCCTTTAAGTTCTGTTGAAGCAGCTAGTAATGTAAGTGCAACACTATTGGATTCAGGGAATTTCGTGTTGAAAGAATTTAATTTAGATGGTTCTACAAAGCAGATTCTATGGCAAAGCTTTGATTACCCCACAGACACACTCTTGCCTGGGATGAAACTTGGATTTGATGAAAGAAAAATGCAAGTGTGGTCGCTCACTTCATGGATAAATGACAATATCCCAGCCCAAGGGTCTTTTTCTCTTACCATTGGCATGGGTCGCGACAATAGTAGCACCCAAATTGTCATATGGTGTAAAGGAAGCATATATTGGACAAGTGGAATGTGGCAAAATGGGCGTTTTGAACTAGTGTCTCAATTATCAAACGAAGGCAATCCAAACTTTCGCTTCATCTCCAATGATGGCGCAAATTACTTCACATATTCCCTGAGTGAAAGTGAAAATCATAGTTTATCAAGATATATGATAGATTCAAGTGGTTCTGTACTAGAAATAAGAGGTATGGCACCATTTGGTGCTTGTTCCTACAAACCTGATCCTGGCTGTGTGGCACAAAAGATGCCTGAGTGCAGGAGCCAGAATGTTTCGTTCGAGGCAAGGAAAGGATTCATGTCTGCTGAAGGACAGAAGTTCGATCAAAGTTACAACTTGAGCCTTTTTGATTGTCAAGCAGAGTGCCTGAACAATTGTTCTTGTGCAGCATACGCTTATACAAGTGTCAACCAAACTGTTTGTGAGTTATGGGGTCAGGAAATTACATTCACAAAGAAACATGATGAAACCAGAGTCATATATGTCCTCAAAGGAAAGAAAG CAAAGAGGTGGATATGGTCTGCCATAACATTTTCTGTTCTTGTGGCTATACTTGTGGCATGTTCAGTGTACTACTTTATGCAAAGAAATAGAACGGCAG AGAATGATGCAGAGCAGGAGATTTTACTACGCGAATTAGAAGCTGCTGCAACAGATTACAGTGGAACTAGGACACTAAATAAAGTCAGAAGAGACTGGAAGAAGAGCCATGAGCTACATTTTTTCAGCTTTGAAAGCATAGTTTCTGCTACAGATAATTTTGCAGCTGCAAATGAGCTTGGTAAAGGTGGATTTGGACCAGTTTACAAG GGAGAATTACATGGCCAGCAAGTAGCAGTAAAAAGACTATCAAGAAATTCTGGGCAAGGACTAGAAGAATTTAAGAATGAACTTTTGCTTATTGCCAAGCTGCAGCACACTAATCTGGTCAGGCTTGTTGGCTGTTGCATTCAGAGAGAAGAGAAGATTCTAGTCTACGAATTCATGCCGAACAAAAGCTTGGATTCTTTTCTATTTG ATCCTACCAAAAAGAACTTATTGGACTGGAAAAAACGCCTCCACATCATAGAAGGAATTGCTCAAGGACTTCTTTACCTACATAAATATTCAAGATTGAGAATAATTCATAGAGATTTGAAAGCAAGTAACATCTTGCTTGATGCTGAAATGAATCCCAAAATATCAGATTTTGGCATGGCTAGAATATTTGGGAGGAATGAATCAGAAGCAGAAACAAGAAGAGTCGTTGGAACACA TGGCTATATGGCTCCGGAATATGCTTTGAAAGGCATTGTTTCAATTAAAATAGATGTGTTTAGCTTTGGGGTCCTCCTACTTGAGATAGTGAGCAGCAAGAAAAATAACAGCAACTATGGTTCTGAATATCCACTAAACCTTATAGGACTT GCATGGGAGCTATGGATTGAGCACAGAGGCTTAGAGTTGATGGATCCAACTTTGGATGAATCATGCCCTCATGATGAAGTTCTAAGATGCATTCATATCGGACTCCTGTGCGTACAAGACCAGGCAACAAATAGACCCACCATGTCAGATATTGTTTCTATGCTAACAAATGAAACTTTAGATCTACCTGCACCCAAACAACCGGCATTTTTTCTTCACAGATTTGAGGAAGAGCCAGAGGTACCTCCTCCAAACAACCGGCATTTTTTCTCCAACAATAATGCATCAATTACAGTGGTGGAAGCAAGATAA
- the LOC131181393 gene encoding G-type lectin S-receptor-like serine/threonine-protein kinase CES101 isoform X3 yields the protein MDTKQRSKILLSSLCYFLLIGLSHSFADTLLQGQQLKDYDHLVSADGTFKLGFFSPGTSRSRYLGIWYNMVDENEVFIAKKKVVWVANRDNPISDSGDILKIDESGNFVLKEFNLDGSTKQILWQSFDYPTDTLLPGMKLGFDERKMQVWSLTSWINDNIPAQGSFSLTIGMGRDNSSTQIVIWCKGSIYWTSGMWQNGRFELVSQLSNEGNPNFRFISNDGANYFTYSLSESENHSLSRYMIDSSGSVLEIRGMAPFGACSYKPDPGCVAQKMPECRSQNVSFEARKGFMSAEGQKFDQSYNLSLFDCQAECLNNCSCAAYAYTSVNQTVCELWGQEITFTKKHDETRVIYVLKGKKAKRWIWSAITFSVLVAILVACSVYYFMQRNRTAAENDAEQEILLRELEAAATDYSGTRTLNKVRRDWKKSHELHFFSFESIVSATDNFAAANELGKGGFGPVYKGELHGQQVAVKRLSRNSGQGLEEFKNELLLIAKLQHTNLVRLVGCCIQREEKILVYEFMPNKSLDSFLFDPTKKNLLDWKKRLHIIEGIAQGLLYLHKYSRLRIIHRDLKASNILLDAEMNPKISDFGMARIFGRNESEAETRRVVGTHGYMAPEYALKGIVSIKIDVFSFGVLLLEIVSSKKNNSNYGSEYPLNLIGLAWELWIEHRGLELMDPTLDESCPHDEVLRCIHIGLLCVQDQATNRPTMSDIVSMLTNETLDLPAPKQPAFFLHRFEEEPEVPPPNNRHFFSNNNASITVVEAR from the exons ATGGACACCAAACAGAGAAGCAAAATCCTTCTCAGTTCGTTATGTTATTTCCTGTTGATTGGTCTCTCTCATTCATTTGCAGACACGTTACTTCAAGGCCAACAGCTCAAGGACTACGATCATCTGGTTTCAGCTGATGGGACTTTCAAATTAGGATTCTTTAGCCCTGGCACTTCCAGAAGCCGATATTTGGGAATATGGTACAACATGGTGGATGAGAATGAAGTTTTCATTGCCAAGAAGAAGGTGGTGTGGGTTGCCAACCGAGATAATCCAATCTCTGATTCAGGCGACATTCTGAAAATAGACGAATCAG GGAATTTCGTGTTGAAAGAATTTAATTTAGATGGTTCTACAAAGCAGATTCTATGGCAAAGCTTTGATTACCCCACAGACACACTCTTGCCTGGGATGAAACTTGGATTTGATGAAAGAAAAATGCAAGTGTGGTCGCTCACTTCATGGATAAATGACAATATCCCAGCCCAAGGGTCTTTTTCTCTTACCATTGGCATGGGTCGCGACAATAGTAGCACCCAAATTGTCATATGGTGTAAAGGAAGCATATATTGGACAAGTGGAATGTGGCAAAATGGGCGTTTTGAACTAGTGTCTCAATTATCAAACGAAGGCAATCCAAACTTTCGCTTCATCTCCAATGATGGCGCAAATTACTTCACATATTCCCTGAGTGAAAGTGAAAATCATAGTTTATCAAGATATATGATAGATTCAAGTGGTTCTGTACTAGAAATAAGAGGTATGGCACCATTTGGTGCTTGTTCCTACAAACCTGATCCTGGCTGTGTGGCACAAAAGATGCCTGAGTGCAGGAGCCAGAATGTTTCGTTCGAGGCAAGGAAAGGATTCATGTCTGCTGAAGGACAGAAGTTCGATCAAAGTTACAACTTGAGCCTTTTTGATTGTCAAGCAGAGTGCCTGAACAATTGTTCTTGTGCAGCATACGCTTATACAAGTGTCAACCAAACTGTTTGTGAGTTATGGGGTCAGGAAATTACATTCACAAAGAAACATGATGAAACCAGAGTCATATATGTCCTCAAAGGAAAGAAAG CAAAGAGGTGGATATGGTCTGCCATAACATTTTCTGTTCTTGTGGCTATACTTGTGGCATGTTCAGTGTACTACTTTATGCAAAGAAATAGAACGGCAG CAGAGAATGATGCAGAGCAGGAGATTTTACTACGCGAATTAGAAGCTGCTGCAACAGATTACAGTGGAACTAGGACACTAAATAAAGTCAGAAGAGACTGGAAGAAGAGCCATGAGCTACATTTTTTCAGCTTTGAAAGCATAGTTTCTGCTACAGATAATTTTGCAGCTGCAAATGAGCTTGGTAAAGGTGGATTTGGACCAGTTTACAAG GGAGAATTACATGGCCAGCAAGTAGCAGTAAAAAGACTATCAAGAAATTCTGGGCAAGGACTAGAAGAATTTAAGAATGAACTTTTGCTTATTGCCAAGCTGCAGCACACTAATCTGGTCAGGCTTGTTGGCTGTTGCATTCAGAGAGAAGAGAAGATTCTAGTCTACGAATTCATGCCGAACAAAAGCTTGGATTCTTTTCTATTTG ATCCTACCAAAAAGAACTTATTGGACTGGAAAAAACGCCTCCACATCATAGAAGGAATTGCTCAAGGACTTCTTTACCTACATAAATATTCAAGATTGAGAATAATTCATAGAGATTTGAAAGCAAGTAACATCTTGCTTGATGCTGAAATGAATCCCAAAATATCAGATTTTGGCATGGCTAGAATATTTGGGAGGAATGAATCAGAAGCAGAAACAAGAAGAGTCGTTGGAACACA TGGCTATATGGCTCCGGAATATGCTTTGAAAGGCATTGTTTCAATTAAAATAGATGTGTTTAGCTTTGGGGTCCTCCTACTTGAGATAGTGAGCAGCAAGAAAAATAACAGCAACTATGGTTCTGAATATCCACTAAACCTTATAGGACTT GCATGGGAGCTATGGATTGAGCACAGAGGCTTAGAGTTGATGGATCCAACTTTGGATGAATCATGCCCTCATGATGAAGTTCTAAGATGCATTCATATCGGACTCCTGTGCGTACAAGACCAGGCAACAAATAGACCCACCATGTCAGATATTGTTTCTATGCTAACAAATGAAACTTTAGATCTACCTGCACCCAAACAACCGGCATTTTTTCTTCACAGATTTGAGGAAGAGCCAGAGGTACCTCCTCCAAACAACCGGCATTTTTTCTCCAACAATAATGCATCAATTACAGTGGTGGAAGCAAGATAA
- the LOC131181393 gene encoding G-type lectin S-receptor-like serine/threonine-protein kinase CES101 isoform X1, protein MDTKQRSKILLSSLCYFLLIGLSHSFADTLLQGQQLKDYDHLVSADGTFKLGFFSPGTSRSRYLGIWYNMVDENEVFIAKKKVVWVANRDNPISDSGDILKIDESGKLTILYNEGSSSFPLSSVEAASNVSATLLDSGNFVLKEFNLDGSTKQILWQSFDYPTDTLLPGMKLGFDERKMQVWSLTSWINDNIPAQGSFSLTIGMGRDNSSTQIVIWCKGSIYWTSGMWQNGRFELVSQLSNEGNPNFRFISNDGANYFTYSLSESENHSLSRYMIDSSGSVLEIRGMAPFGACSYKPDPGCVAQKMPECRSQNVSFEARKGFMSAEGQKFDQSYNLSLFDCQAECLNNCSCAAYAYTSVNQTVCELWGQEITFTKKHDETRVIYVLKGKKAKRWIWSAITFSVLVAILVACSVYYFMQRNRTAAENDAEQEILLRELEAAATDYSGTRTLNKVRRDWKKSHELHFFSFESIVSATDNFAAANELGKGGFGPVYKGELHGQQVAVKRLSRNSGQGLEEFKNELLLIAKLQHTNLVRLVGCCIQREEKILVYEFMPNKSLDSFLFDPTKKNLLDWKKRLHIIEGIAQGLLYLHKYSRLRIIHRDLKASNILLDAEMNPKISDFGMARIFGRNESEAETRRVVGTHGYMAPEYALKGIVSIKIDVFSFGVLLLEIVSSKKNNSNYGSEYPLNLIGLAWELWIEHRGLELMDPTLDESCPHDEVLRCIHIGLLCVQDQATNRPTMSDIVSMLTNETLDLPAPKQPAFFLHRFEEEPEVPPPNNRHFFSNNNASITVVEAR, encoded by the exons ATGGACACCAAACAGAGAAGCAAAATCCTTCTCAGTTCGTTATGTTATTTCCTGTTGATTGGTCTCTCTCATTCATTTGCAGACACGTTACTTCAAGGCCAACAGCTCAAGGACTACGATCATCTGGTTTCAGCTGATGGGACTTTCAAATTAGGATTCTTTAGCCCTGGCACTTCCAGAAGCCGATATTTGGGAATATGGTACAACATGGTGGATGAGAATGAAGTTTTCATTGCCAAGAAGAAGGTGGTGTGGGTTGCCAACCGAGATAATCCAATCTCTGATTCAGGCGACATTCTGAAAATAGACGAATCAGGCAAGTTGACAATTTTATATAATGAAGGCAGCTCCAGTTTTCCTTTAAGTTCTGTTGAAGCAGCTAGTAATGTAAGTGCAACACTATTGGATTCAGGGAATTTCGTGTTGAAAGAATTTAATTTAGATGGTTCTACAAAGCAGATTCTATGGCAAAGCTTTGATTACCCCACAGACACACTCTTGCCTGGGATGAAACTTGGATTTGATGAAAGAAAAATGCAAGTGTGGTCGCTCACTTCATGGATAAATGACAATATCCCAGCCCAAGGGTCTTTTTCTCTTACCATTGGCATGGGTCGCGACAATAGTAGCACCCAAATTGTCATATGGTGTAAAGGAAGCATATATTGGACAAGTGGAATGTGGCAAAATGGGCGTTTTGAACTAGTGTCTCAATTATCAAACGAAGGCAATCCAAACTTTCGCTTCATCTCCAATGATGGCGCAAATTACTTCACATATTCCCTGAGTGAAAGTGAAAATCATAGTTTATCAAGATATATGATAGATTCAAGTGGTTCTGTACTAGAAATAAGAGGTATGGCACCATTTGGTGCTTGTTCCTACAAACCTGATCCTGGCTGTGTGGCACAAAAGATGCCTGAGTGCAGGAGCCAGAATGTTTCGTTCGAGGCAAGGAAAGGATTCATGTCTGCTGAAGGACAGAAGTTCGATCAAAGTTACAACTTGAGCCTTTTTGATTGTCAAGCAGAGTGCCTGAACAATTGTTCTTGTGCAGCATACGCTTATACAAGTGTCAACCAAACTGTTTGTGAGTTATGGGGTCAGGAAATTACATTCACAAAGAAACATGATGAAACCAGAGTCATATATGTCCTCAAAGGAAAGAAAG CAAAGAGGTGGATATGGTCTGCCATAACATTTTCTGTTCTTGTGGCTATACTTGTGGCATGTTCAGTGTACTACTTTATGCAAAGAAATAGAACGGCAG CAGAGAATGATGCAGAGCAGGAGATTTTACTACGCGAATTAGAAGCTGCTGCAACAGATTACAGTGGAACTAGGACACTAAATAAAGTCAGAAGAGACTGGAAGAAGAGCCATGAGCTACATTTTTTCAGCTTTGAAAGCATAGTTTCTGCTACAGATAATTTTGCAGCTGCAAATGAGCTTGGTAAAGGTGGATTTGGACCAGTTTACAAG GGAGAATTACATGGCCAGCAAGTAGCAGTAAAAAGACTATCAAGAAATTCTGGGCAAGGACTAGAAGAATTTAAGAATGAACTTTTGCTTATTGCCAAGCTGCAGCACACTAATCTGGTCAGGCTTGTTGGCTGTTGCATTCAGAGAGAAGAGAAGATTCTAGTCTACGAATTCATGCCGAACAAAAGCTTGGATTCTTTTCTATTTG ATCCTACCAAAAAGAACTTATTGGACTGGAAAAAACGCCTCCACATCATAGAAGGAATTGCTCAAGGACTTCTTTACCTACATAAATATTCAAGATTGAGAATAATTCATAGAGATTTGAAAGCAAGTAACATCTTGCTTGATGCTGAAATGAATCCCAAAATATCAGATTTTGGCATGGCTAGAATATTTGGGAGGAATGAATCAGAAGCAGAAACAAGAAGAGTCGTTGGAACACA TGGCTATATGGCTCCGGAATATGCTTTGAAAGGCATTGTTTCAATTAAAATAGATGTGTTTAGCTTTGGGGTCCTCCTACTTGAGATAGTGAGCAGCAAGAAAAATAACAGCAACTATGGTTCTGAATATCCACTAAACCTTATAGGACTT GCATGGGAGCTATGGATTGAGCACAGAGGCTTAGAGTTGATGGATCCAACTTTGGATGAATCATGCCCTCATGATGAAGTTCTAAGATGCATTCATATCGGACTCCTGTGCGTACAAGACCAGGCAACAAATAGACCCACCATGTCAGATATTGTTTCTATGCTAACAAATGAAACTTTAGATCTACCTGCACCCAAACAACCGGCATTTTTTCTTCACAGATTTGAGGAAGAGCCAGAGGTACCTCCTCCAAACAACCGGCATTTTTTCTCCAACAATAATGCATCAATTACAGTGGTGGAAGCAAGATAA